The following proteins come from a genomic window of Kitasatospora sp. NBC_01246:
- a CDS encoding LLM class F420-dependent oxidoreductase has product MDLRIFTEPQQGASYDTLLRVARTTEELGAFSAFFRSDHYLKMGGVSGLPGPTDAWITLAGLARDTSTIRLGTLMTAATFRLPGVLAIQVAQVDAMSGGRVEFGLGAGWFEEEHTAYGIPFPKEKFGRLEEQLAIITGLWNTKVGDTFDFAGEYYRLTESPALPKPAQEKIPVLVGGTGPTRTPALAARFADEFNLPFVSVEQSAAQFGRVRAAVERAGRQADDLVYSNALVACVGRDDAEVARRAAAIGRDVDELKANGLAGTPDEVVATIGRYAAVGSERFYLQILDLDDLDHLELIASRVAPQLG; this is encoded by the coding sequence ATGGATCTTCGAATCTTCACCGAGCCCCAGCAGGGCGCGAGCTACGACACGCTGCTCCGGGTGGCGCGGACCACCGAGGAGCTCGGCGCCTTCAGTGCCTTCTTCCGCTCCGACCACTACCTCAAGATGGGCGGGGTGAGCGGCCTGCCCGGCCCGACCGACGCCTGGATCACGCTGGCCGGCCTCGCCCGCGACACCAGCACCATCCGCCTGGGCACCCTGATGACCGCCGCCACCTTCCGGCTGCCCGGGGTGCTCGCCATCCAGGTCGCCCAGGTCGACGCGATGAGCGGCGGCCGGGTCGAGTTCGGCCTCGGCGCCGGCTGGTTCGAGGAGGAGCACACCGCCTACGGCATCCCGTTCCCCAAGGAGAAGTTCGGGCGGCTGGAGGAGCAGCTGGCGATCATCACCGGCCTCTGGAACACCAAGGTCGGCGACACCTTCGACTTCGCCGGCGAGTACTACCGGCTGACCGAGTCGCCGGCGCTGCCCAAGCCCGCCCAGGAGAAGATCCCGGTGCTGGTCGGCGGCACGGGCCCGACCCGGACGCCGGCGCTGGCCGCCCGCTTCGCCGACGAGTTCAACCTGCCCTTCGTCTCGGTCGAGCAGAGCGCCGCCCAGTTCGGCCGGGTCCGGGCCGCCGTCGAGCGGGCCGGGCGCCAGGCCGACGACCTGGTGTACTCCAACGCCCTGGTCGCCTGCGTGGGCCGGGACGACGCCGAGGTGGCCCGCCGGGCCGCCGCGATCGGCCGCGACGTGGACGAGCTGAAGGCCAACGGCCTGGCCGGCACCCCCGACGAGGTGGTGGCGACGATCGGCCGCTACGCCGCCGTCGGCTCCGAGCGCTTCTACCTCCAGATCCTCGACCTGGACGACCTCGACCACCTGGAGCTGATCGCCTCCCGGGTCGCCCCGCAGCTGGGCTGA
- a CDS encoding AAA family ATPase: protein MVEVGVSGAKVPVPRSACAAEVRPAAPVLRPRGLHDLRRGPGTAGCPEAGAAAVPAQALHYRADDLLVVSGLPGSGKSTLMRRCVRAPLVDSQQVREEYAARVPGWLPYAAYRPLVRAAHYRRLRRAVLAGGPLAVHDCGTLPWVRYWLGRAAARQGRRVHLIVLDASAEEARDGQHARGQRVSAYAFARHRESARRLRGRLAGTGEPPAGCASAVVLDRAGARAVREIVFVAS, encoded by the coding sequence GTGGTTGAGGTCGGGGTGTCCGGGGCCAAGGTGCCCGTACCGAGATCGGCGTGCGCCGCCGAGGTCCGCCCGGCCGCGCCGGTGCTGCGCCCGCGCGGCCTGCACGACCTGCGCCGGGGGCCCGGCACGGCCGGGTGCCCCGAGGCGGGGGCCGCCGCGGTGCCCGCGCAGGCGCTGCACTACCGCGCCGACGACCTGCTGGTCGTGTCGGGCCTGCCGGGCAGCGGCAAGAGCACCCTGATGCGCCGCTGCGTCCGAGCCCCGCTGGTCGACTCCCAGCAGGTGCGGGAGGAGTACGCGGCCCGGGTCCCCGGCTGGCTGCCCTATGCCGCCTACCGCCCGCTGGTGCGGGCCGCGCACTACCGGCGGCTGCGCCGCGCCGTCCTGGCCGGCGGCCCGCTCGCGGTGCACGACTGCGGCACGCTGCCCTGGGTGCGGTACTGGCTGGGCCGCGCGGCCGCCCGGCAGGGGCGCCGGGTGCACCTGATCGTGCTGGACGCGAGCGCGGAGGAGGCCCGGGACGGCCAGCACGCCCGGGGCCAGCGCGTCTCCGCGTACGCCTTCGCCCGGCACCGCGAGTCCGCCCGGCGGCTGCGCGGGCGGCTGGCCGGGACGGGCGAGCCGCCGGCGGGCTGTGCGTCGGCGGTGGTACTCGACCGGGCCGGTGCGCGCGCCGTGCGGGAGATCGTCTTCGTGGCGTCGTAG